In Acidimicrobiia bacterium, a single genomic region encodes these proteins:
- the mfd gene encoding transcription-repair coupling factor, giving the protein MPAPLAPLVDRWRADLLPKSSGRLVVAPGARAYLAAGMAAKADGPLLVIVPGEREAEDLVDDLELFTDQGVLLPAWETLPFEHVSPNVTTMAARARARNLLAVGEPGTVVVASVRGITQRVSPSPVRPLIAAAGKEAGFDLLIQRLAEYGYHRTDRVESRGEFGVRGGIIDVFPAQGGDPVRLEFWGDEVESARSFSISTQRSTDVAKGLIAYPARELRPDAASREAARLLVHQEPWAAATWERLSEGHLFAGMESWLPWITPEATALTQLPVGAPVIVFDPVRAADRSRDLLEEEAEMAAALAPTWGHGAPSAGEHPALYLDLSEGLAGRDVLEAPSLAASPTDNVLEMRGLDATPGDAESVAIAINRWIAAGISVVIAMDGEAAADRVARLLGEAGLDLTRRSQLERIETAAIGVGIHHGFMLPGLKVAVLGEHSIAGRRRAHRRVAPRREETDGARYRDLSEGDYVVHFRHGIGRFEGLATRSIAGIERDYLVVAYAAEDKLYVPTDQLAAVKKYTGGETPRLSRMGGSDWSKTKGRIRKAVAAVAEQVVALHRARALATGHGYAPDTPWQREMEASFPFEETTDQLSAINDVKVDMEDDGPMDRLIFGDVGFGKTEVGIRAAFKAVMDGRQVAILCPTTLLAQQHFQVFSERFNPYPTRVEMLSRFLTARQQRDVVAKLATGEVDVVIATHRLLSQDIQFKNLGLLIIDEEQRFGVKAKDQIKRFRVGVDVLTLTATPIPRTLEMALTGIRDVSHIRTAPEDRHPILTYVGPFDEQAVSAAIRREMLREGQVFYVHNRVQSIDRAVARLQQLVPNARCAVAHGQMSEGRLEQVMLDFWNGNFDVLVATTIIESGLDLPQVNTLIVERADLLGLAQLYQLRGRVGRSSQRAYAYLFHPQEQSLSEDAYRRLEAIGEHSDLGSGFHLALRDLEIRGAGSMLGEVQSGHISAVGFDLYTQLVAEAVGELEGKPVDKAGESEIRIDLPVNAHLPDDYIEDQLARIEAYRRLAAAKTYADVDDVTAEWVDRYGPLPDSATALIEIARLRSEAVRVGLTEIVKLRREVRLGQVDLSTSQEVRLQRIAPKSVLRADEGLLFLPAPADNAIVADLVAFMRKMWPIED; this is encoded by the coding sequence GAATCTGCTGGCCGTTGGTGAGCCGGGTACGGTCGTCGTTGCGTCGGTGCGGGGGATTACCCAGCGGGTAAGTCCCTCGCCGGTGCGTCCGTTGATCGCGGCGGCGGGGAAGGAGGCCGGTTTTGACCTCCTCATCCAACGCCTGGCTGAATATGGATACCACCGCACAGATCGCGTGGAGAGCCGCGGGGAATTCGGTGTGCGCGGTGGGATCATCGATGTCTTCCCCGCCCAGGGGGGCGATCCGGTCCGGTTGGAGTTCTGGGGAGACGAGGTGGAGTCGGCCCGGTCTTTCTCGATCAGCACACAACGGTCGACCGATGTTGCGAAAGGGCTGATCGCCTATCCGGCCAGGGAACTTCGGCCCGATGCGGCCTCGAGGGAGGCGGCCCGTCTTCTGGTTCATCAGGAGCCGTGGGCGGCTGCCACCTGGGAGCGGCTGAGCGAAGGCCACTTGTTCGCGGGAATGGAATCATGGCTTCCGTGGATTACTCCTGAAGCGACCGCTTTGACCCAACTTCCCGTCGGCGCGCCGGTGATTGTGTTCGATCCGGTCCGCGCCGCCGACCGAAGCCGCGATCTCCTCGAGGAAGAGGCAGAAATGGCGGCCGCACTGGCTCCGACGTGGGGCCATGGAGCACCCTCGGCAGGTGAGCATCCGGCGTTGTATCTCGACCTGAGCGAAGGCCTCGCCGGACGTGACGTGCTCGAGGCGCCTTCGCTGGCGGCGAGTCCGACGGACAACGTGCTCGAAATGCGCGGGCTCGATGCCACCCCGGGAGACGCCGAATCGGTAGCCATCGCCATCAACCGATGGATTGCAGCCGGGATCAGCGTGGTGATCGCAATGGACGGTGAAGCGGCGGCGGATCGCGTTGCCCGGTTGCTTGGCGAAGCAGGTCTGGACTTGACCAGGAGATCGCAGCTCGAGCGGATCGAAACCGCTGCCATTGGAGTTGGCATCCACCACGGTTTCATGCTGCCCGGGTTGAAGGTGGCGGTGCTCGGTGAGCACTCGATTGCGGGCCGCCGGCGCGCTCATCGACGGGTGGCGCCACGCCGGGAAGAAACCGATGGGGCCCGGTACCGCGATCTGTCCGAAGGCGACTACGTCGTGCACTTCCGGCACGGCATCGGACGATTCGAGGGGCTGGCCACTCGCTCTATTGCCGGCATCGAGCGCGATTACCTCGTCGTCGCATACGCGGCAGAAGACAAGCTCTACGTACCGACCGACCAACTGGCGGCCGTGAAGAAATACACAGGTGGTGAGACGCCACGCCTCTCCCGGATGGGCGGCTCGGACTGGTCGAAGACCAAAGGCCGTATCCGCAAGGCGGTGGCGGCGGTCGCCGAACAGGTCGTGGCCCTGCACCGGGCACGGGCGCTCGCCACAGGTCACGGATATGCGCCGGACACACCCTGGCAGCGCGAGATGGAGGCGTCGTTCCCTTTTGAGGAAACCACCGATCAGCTCAGCGCCATCAACGACGTCAAGGTCGACATGGAAGACGATGGGCCGATGGACCGCCTCATCTTCGGGGACGTCGGCTTCGGCAAGACCGAGGTCGGTATCCGGGCCGCCTTCAAGGCGGTCATGGACGGCAGGCAGGTGGCGATCCTGTGCCCGACGACACTCCTCGCTCAACAACACTTCCAGGTGTTCTCCGAACGCTTCAATCCGTATCCGACCAGGGTGGAGATGCTCAGTCGATTTCTCACCGCCCGCCAGCAGCGTGACGTGGTCGCCAAGCTGGCCACCGGCGAGGTGGACGTCGTGATCGCTACCCACCGACTGCTCTCGCAGGACATCCAGTTCAAGAACCTCGGACTGCTGATCATCGACGAGGAGCAACGATTCGGGGTGAAGGCGAAAGACCAGATCAAACGGTTTCGGGTTGGAGTCGACGTGCTGACCCTCACCGCCACCCCGATTCCCCGCACTTTGGAGATGGCCCTCACGGGAATCAGGGATGTGAGTCATATTCGGACTGCGCCCGAGGATCGGCACCCGATTCTCACCTATGTCGGACCGTTCGATGAGCAGGCGGTCTCGGCGGCCATTCGCCGCGAGATGTTGCGAGAGGGCCAGGTCTTTTACGTTCACAACCGGGTGCAGTCGATCGACCGGGCAGTCGCCCGACTCCAGCAACTCGTGCCGAACGCCCGCTGTGCAGTCGCTCACGGTCAGATGTCGGAAGGACGGCTGGAGCAGGTGATGCTCGACTTCTGGAATGGCAACTTCGACGTTCTGGTCGCCACGACGATCATCGAGTCCGGTCTCGACCTGCCCCAGGTCAACACACTCATCGTCGAACGGGCCGACTTGCTCGGCCTTGCTCAGTTGTATCAACTGCGTGGACGGGTTGGTCGTTCCAGTCAGCGCGCCTACGCCTATCTGTTTCATCCCCAAGAGCAATCACTGTCGGAAGACGCCTACCGGCGCCTCGAAGCGATCGGCGAGCACTCCGACCTCGGCAGCGGCTTCCACCTCGCCCTTCGCGACCTCGAGATCAGGGGAGCAGGATCCATGCTCGGAGAGGTGCAGTCGGGCCACATCAGCGCGGTCGGGTTCGACCTGTACACCCAATTGGTGGCCGAGGCGGTGGGGGAGTTGGAGGGGAAGCCTGTCGACAAGGCCGGCGAGTCGGAGATCAGGATCGATCTCCCGGTCAATGCCCACCTACCGGACGACTACATCGAGGACCAGCTGGCTCGCATCGAGGCGTACCGGCGGTTGGCGGCGGCCAAGACCTATGCCGATGTCGACGACGTGACCGCCGAGTGGGTGGATCGCTACGGGCCGCTTCCGGATTCCGCCACCGCGTTGATCGAAATCGCCAGGCTACGGTCGGAGGCGGTGCGAGTTGGCTTGACGGAGATCGTGAAGCTGCGTCGGGAGGTACGTCTCGGACAGGTCGATCTGTCGACCAGCCAGGAGGTCAGGTTGCAGCGGATCGCTCCGAAGTCGGTCCTCAGGGCGGACGAAGGGCTGCTGTTTCTTCCCGCTCCTGCGGACAACGCGATCGTTGCCGATCTCGTGGCCTTCATGAGGAAGATGTGGCCGATCGAGGACTGA
- a CDS encoding DMT family transporter, whose product MKRLPASVLLSAAAAFWGGNFIVGRAVSSSLPPLTLSFYRWLIALIVLLPLAGKEVWAKRSQIRDNAGWFALVTVTGTVLFHVLVYVGLGTTTAINATLLVATSPVIIPVVAVIVHRDRITGMQGAGIATSIVGVLIILTRADLDVLASFAFSSGDLLILAAVVAWAVYSVVLRDRRDDLSPLGFVLAITVLGIPILFVLYLSELAGQGGFDLTLGHILTIVYVGLFASVLAYLAWNKGVELIGAVRAGPYMSLMPVFAALLAVIFPGEFLELFHVVGTGVIALGLILSGRRPVARLPAG is encoded by the coding sequence GTGAAGCGTCTTCCCGCCTCCGTTCTGTTGAGTGCTGCCGCCGCTTTCTGGGGCGGAAACTTCATCGTCGGCCGCGCCGTCTCATCGTCGTTGCCTCCCCTCACTCTCAGTTTCTACCGGTGGCTCATCGCGCTGATCGTCCTTCTTCCACTGGCGGGCAAAGAGGTCTGGGCCAAACGGAGTCAGATCCGAGACAACGCCGGTTGGTTTGCACTCGTCACCGTCACGGGCACGGTTTTGTTCCATGTGCTTGTGTACGTCGGTCTCGGTACCACGACTGCCATCAATGCCACGCTCCTCGTCGCCACATCACCGGTGATCATCCCTGTGGTGGCGGTCATTGTGCATCGTGACCGGATCACCGGAATGCAGGGTGCCGGCATTGCCACTTCGATCGTGGGGGTCTTGATCATTTTGACCAGGGCCGACCTCGATGTGCTGGCGTCGTTCGCGTTCTCGTCCGGGGATCTGTTGATCCTGGCGGCGGTGGTGGCATGGGCCGTGTACTCGGTGGTCCTCCGAGATCGCCGTGACGACCTGAGCCCGCTGGGGTTTGTGCTTGCCATCACCGTGCTCGGGATACCGATTTTGTTCGTGTTGTACCTGAGCGAACTGGCGGGGCAGGGTGGCTTTGACCTGACGCTGGGGCATATTCTGACCATCGTCTACGTCGGTCTCTTTGCGTCCGTGCTGGCCTACCTGGCCTGGAACAAGGGAGTTGAACTGATCGGCGCTGTGCGCGCCGGGCCGTATATGAGCCTGATGCCGGTCTTTGCCGCGTTGCTGGCAGTGATTTTCCCGGGTGAGTTTTTGGAGCTCTTTCACGTAGTGGGGACTGGCGTCATCGCGCTGGGTCTCATCCTCAGCGGCCGCCGGCCCGTTGCGAGGCTGCCGGCCGGGTAG